DNA sequence from the Prolixibacter sp. SD074 genome:
ACCAACTATTTCGTTTGAGATCGCGGTATTTTCAAATTTCTTATTATCCTACTACTGGGTATGGCACAAACGAATATCAACAAAAAACATAAAGACTTTTATAACCCGCTTTGCCATTTTCAACATTTCCTGTGTTTTGGGATTTATTGTTAAAATGGCATTTCTGCTGCTATTCGAGAAACTATTTGGTTGGGATGTAGTATTCTGCAATCTGGCGGCATTGGTAATATCCGGCATTGTGAATTTTGTTCTTGCCGAGTTTGTAGTGTTCAAAAAACGTCCATCTATAATTGAACCGGTAAACGAAATGGAATCATTGAAAAACATAAACTATTAATATTAATCCCATGAAAATACTTTCAGAAAGATACGAACAGTATGATATCCCTCAGCAGCTAATGGCTGCAGGTATTTATCCCTACTTTAGGGCAATCAAATCCGGGCAGGATTCTGAAGTAACTATTAACGGGAAAGGCGTGCTGATGTTTGGTTCTAACAGCTATCTGGGCCTGTCAAATCATCCTAAGATTAAAGAGGCCGCGATAAAAGCCATCGAAAAATATGGTACAAGCTGCTCGGGTTCCCGCTTTCTTAACGGGACACTCGATATTCACCTTGAGCTGGAAGAGAAGTTGGCCAAACTGGTTGGCAAGGACGAAGCTATTTGCTTTAGCACCGGTTTTCAAGCTAATCTTGGAACAATTTCAGCTCTCTGTGGCCGCAACGAATACCTTTTACTCGATTCTCAGGACCATGCTTCCATCATTGAGGGAAGCAGGTTGTCTCTTGCCAAAATACTTAAGTTTGCCCACAACGATATGGCCTCGCTTGAATCGAAGCTGATGCTTTGTGAACCGGACAAAAATAAACTGATTGTTGTTGATGGCATATTTTCTATGGAAGGGGATATTGTTAATTTACCGGAAATTGTGCGATTGAAAGAAAAATATAACGCGAGCTTAATGGTTGATGATGCACATGCAATCGGGGTAATTGGGCAAAATGGCAGAGGTACATCCTCCCATTTTAATCTGACCCAGGATGTAGATTTAATTATGGGTACTTTTTCCAAATCGTTGGCCTCAATAGGTGGGTTTATTGCCGGCGACAAGGAGGTAATTAACTTTTTAAAGCATAATGCCCGTGCATTGATTTTTAGCGCAAGCATGCCCCCGGCTTCCGTTGCAAGCGTAAGTGCTGCCATTGATATTATGCTTAATGAACCTGAACGAATCAAGCATCTTTGGGATTTAACCAAATACGCACACCAGGCTTTCATCAGTGCCGGTATTGATACAGGTAAAAGCGAAACTCCGATTATCCCGTTATATGTCAGGGATGATATGAAAGTTTTGAAGTTGGCCCGCATACTACTTGATGAGGGTATTTTCGTGAATCCGGTTATTTCTCCCGCGGTTTCGAAGGATGATGCTATGATACGTTTCTCCCTTATGGCTACACACACTTACGAACAACTCGATGTAGCTGTAGAAAAAATAATCAGAGCTTTTAAAGAACTCGATGTAGCACCCCGTTTTCAACGCGTAGAATAATAATGTGAACAATACTATAATCATGAAAGTGGTTTTAATAACGGGTATTTCATCCGGTTTTGGTTTTGCCATTGCTCAACGGCTTGCAAAAGGCAATTACCGGGTATATGGGACTGTGCGTAGAGAAGTTGACCCGGTACTTAATGTCAACTACCTTTACATGGATGTGGTTTCAGATGAATCCGTTAAACAGGCAATCGATGAGGTACAGCAGAAGGAAGGACGCATTGACGTGCTGATAAATAATGCCGGTGCAGGCATTGCAGCACCTCTTGAATTTACCAAAATTACTGATATTCAATACCTGATGGATGTTAATTTTCTTGGGGCCGTGAGAGTTACTCAAGCGGTATTACCAATTATGCGCAAGCAGTCAGGCGGTCTAATTATATCTATCAGCTCCATAGGCGGTTTGATAGGCTTACCCTATCAGGGAATTTATTCGGCCGGCAAGTTCGCCCTCGAAGGCTTTTGCCAGGCTTTATATCACGAGGCCAGGCAATTCAACATTAAAGTTACAGTAATTAACCCTGGTGACTTTGCTACGCGATTTACAGCAAACAGGCTATGTGCTGAAAAGAACGATTCGATAGCGGTTTATCCAACTTTTGGCAAAACGCTTTCCCAAATTGAACAAGATGAAAAGAACGGTTTACACCCGGATGAATTAGCCAAAAGAATAGAGAGACTTATTAGTAAGAAGAAAGCACCTGTAAGGCTTGTCATAGCCTCACCTCTGCAAAAATTTTCAGTGTTCCTGAAAAGAATACTACCTGAAAAACTGTTTTATCGGATAATTAGTAAATACTACCTTTAAGATTAAGACATTATTGTATGAAAATAACAATCAAAGAGATTACAAGCAAAAACAACTTGAAAAAATTTATCAAATTCCCTATCAAACTTTATAATAAGAATAATTTTTATGTACCCCCACTAATTTCAGTGGAGCTGGAAACCTTATCAAAAGATAAAAACCCTGCTTTTGACTTTTGTGAAGCAAAATACTGGTTGGCCTACAATGAGAGCAATACTATAGTTGGGCGAATAGCAGGAATCATAAACCATAAGTACAACAAAAAGGTTGGCAAGCAACTGGTTCGCTTTGGTTGGCTTGATTTTATCGAGGATATTGATGTTTTAAAAGCCCTGATTGAGACAGTTGTAAAATTTGCCAACGAAAAAGGGGCCGATGGCATTCATGGCCCTCTCGGGTTTTCCGAGTTTGATGCTTCAGGTATTCTTATCGAAGGTTTTGACGAAATCCCGACAGCCTACGGCAAATATAACTATCCTTATTACGCTCAGATGATTGAACAACTGGGTTTTGAGAAAGAAGTTGACTGGGTTGAATTCAGGGTAACTGTTCCTGACAAAATACCGGTAAGATACAGCCGGATAGAAAGGTCGATTGCTGAGAAACATAAATTGCAAAGCGTGAAATTACAATCAAAGAAAGAGGTCCTAAAATATGCAGACCAAATCTTCCAACTCCTAAATAAGGAATACGAAAGCATCCATGGCTTTTCTGAGCTTACTCCCAACCAAATAGATGCCCTGAAAAAACAATTCATCCCGTTGCTGAGATTAAAATTTGTTTCAGTAGTACTGAATGCTGAAAACAAAGTTGTTGGTTTTGGCTTATGCCTGCCTTCTCTTTCAAAAGCCTTGCAACAGTCCAAAGGAAATTTATTTCCTTTTGGATTTCTGCATATTCAAAAGGCCCTACGTGGTAATGGCACAATCGACTCCTTACTTATTGCAATCCATAGCGACTATAGGAACAAAGGTGTAAATGCCTTGATCTTTAACGATATAGGTAACGCGATTGTTTCAGAAGGGATAAGATATATAGAAACCACACGTGAGCTGGAACACAATTTATCCGCGCAAAACCTTTGGGATAAACTTGAAAACAGACAGCATAAAAGAGCAAGATGTTATTTTAAAAAAATATAATAATGAGAAAAATTTCAGCAATAATTTGCGCGTATAACGAGGAAAAAACAATCAAAGAAGTAGTAACAACCGTGTGTGAATACTTTTTTGACGAGGTGATTGTTGTTAATGATGGTTCAACAGATGGTACGGCCAACATATTAGGTGAACTTAAGTTTTTGCCTTCACTCAGGTATGTAGCACTTCCCGAGAATAAAGGTAAAGGGTATGCAATGGCAACCGGGATAGAACATGCAACAGGAGAAATTATTGTTTTCATTGATGCCGATTTGTCTAACCTGAAAGAGGAGCATTTTGAACAGCTAATTACTCCTGTTTTCAGTAATGAGGCCGATATGATTCTGGGGCAGGCAACAGAGACCCTGATTAACTATAAAATCAACCCGTTCAAATCGTTTACGGGCGAAAGGGCGTTGCTAAAGAAAGATGTCCTGCCCTTACTGGTGAAAATGAAAACTTCAAAATTCGGTGTGGAAACATTTATCAATCTATACTATCAGGCACAGGGAAAGAGGGTTAAATATGTGATGCTCGAAGGACTAAAACATCCAACCAAATTTGATAAAGCCGGTAGTAAATCAAGAGCAATAAAAGAATTTGTTTTGGAAGGACACCAAATTGCTTTAGCATTGTTTAACAACTTTAATTCATTAACAAAAATTGTAAATAATCAAATAAATAAATTTTAAGTATAACAAAAAATGAAACCAAAGACTATATTCTGGGTAACAGTTTTTGCTGTTTCGATGGGTTTTTTCGAAAGTGCAATTGTAATTTACCTAAGGGAAATGATATATCCCAATGGGTTTGCTTTCCCTTTACAGCCTGTCGAAAGGGGGCTTGCAACAACAGAAATTCTAAGAGAAGCCTTTTCTTTGCTTATGCTTCTTTCTGTTGGTATTCTTGTAGGCAAATCAACTTTTACAAGGTTTGCTTACTTTTTATATTCTTTTGCCGTTTGGGATATTTTCTACTATATCTTCCTGAAAATATTAATAAACTGGCCGGAATCTTTAATGACAATGGATATTCTGTTTCTATTGCCTGTAACCTGGGTTGGCCCTGTAGTAGCCCCGGTAATTCTATCTTTTCTTATGATTTTATTAGCTCTGCTAATACTTTATTTTTCCGCACGCAACGAACAGGTTCACTTAAAGGCCCATGAACTTGTAACGTTAATAACAGGCTCCGTAATAGTAATTATATCCTTTACCCAGGATTACATAAGGTTTATACTCAGTCATTATACGGCTGCCGACATTTGGTCGCTGCCGGCCAAAGACATTTTAAAATTTTCTGTTCAATACTATCCCGAAAATTTTTACTGGCCAATTTTTATTGGCGGACTTGTTGTTATTCTCGTTGGGATAGGGCTTTTTACAAAAAGAAATATTTTATTGATTAAAGATCTTTTACAATAAATATACGTATCACTTTAAATTACAAAAAACTTCATCCAGGCCAACATCTACCAAGACAACCTGGCCAACGTGTGGCAAAACCGCTACCAGGTGTTCCACGACCGCAGCTGAACCAAAACCGGCCTTTGTACCGACTGTGACTTCTATTCCTACTGCGAGGGAAACGGGATGCACCTGCGTGGATGAAAAGACCGGAATATCCATTGTTTTGCCATTTGCACCAGTTAGCGGAAGGCGAAAAAAAAAGTGCCACGAAAGAAAACATGCAATTTCCTTCATAAAAAAAATCGATTATCTTTGACGACAATCGAGCAGAACACATGTTCTGTTGTCAGTGGTTTTTGTGATGGAAGAAATTTTCAAACATAAAAAAAGAAACAGAAATCTGTGGGCAGCACAGTTATTAGGACTGTTGTTGGTCATCGCCCCCTGTTCCGTTCAAAATCTATTACAACACGAATTAGGTGTAAAACCAACCAAAACACTTAACCCGTCAAAGAAAACGATAAAACAATCAGGCGATTGTTGCGTGATATTTAGTCAGGCGGGGACCGTAAATGCAGAGAATGTCGGACATCAACTTTCGTTCAAATCTTTGGCAACCCTTACAGATCAATTTTCAAATGTTGACTTAGGGCATTCCCGTTTTCTTAATCTCTTAACGAAGCAAAATACAAGTCATCAAAATATTCCTCTCTACATTTTATATAAAAGATTGAAGTACATGACCTGATTTCACTGAGATCGATTAAATCTGTTATATAAATACCCTCTTAAATCAGAAGCAAAAGTTAGTGTAGCCATATCATTTCGGCTCGGCTTTCACATACTGCTATTGCGGTTGAACCCGGTGTGGCCGGCTTCTTTGGTATAGGAAGAATAATGGTATGTACGAAATTGATATAACTCACTGAAACGCATAAGAAGGCACGGATCTGCCTTTCCCGTTGGTCGATATCGGTTAAAATCAACTGACACCATCAACATAACATGATGTGTTTCAATAAAAAATTAAAATCATAATGGAAACAAAAACAATCGAAATAAATAAGGACCTGGTAACAGTACTCCGAATATTGTTGAGCATGATTTTTATTGTAGCAAGTATCATGCATACATTCAAGGTTGAAAAAGTAGTTGACAGAATTAATCATGCCAGATTCAGTGAGCTGGGCTATCTGTTAGGTAAACCTGAAATTTCAGTAATTGCTTCGGGAATTGCTATGTTCATTGCGGGTATTGCGCTGTTGATTGGATTTAATACCAAATATGCAGCCATCGTTTTGGCTTTGATACTCATCCCGATTACCATTACCATTCAGGTCGGACAAATGTCAACCATTGGACCGTTGTTTAAGAATGTCGCAATATTCGGAGGATTGATGTTCTTCGCTTTAAATAACAATTTTAACAACTTTAAAAAAACAAAAGCATGAAAACATACATCGTCATAATAACCATCATTTTCACATTCCTGGCTACAGGTAACAGTGAAGCGCAGGCACCGGCAAAGTCAAAGGTTAAAAACTACATCGTTCTCACTAGGAACATAAAACAATTGAAGCCAATTATTCTGGCAGCTAAAGATTTGGCAGATGAAGACGGAAGTCATTTCGGTGAGTTCAAGGTTATCATTTGCGGCAAAACAATTACCAATGTCACTCAAATGGACAAGATGGCTCCATATCTGGAGATGGCAGAAAAAAATCACGTTGAATTGTATGCTTGTGGATTGTCTTTAAAGCAATTTAAAATCGATCCCAAAAGCTTGCCCAAACAAATTCATGTGACCAAAAATGGTCTCCTTTATGACTTTCAATTACAGAAAAAAGGATACCTAAGTATCGAGCTGTAAAAGACTCAGTATAAATAAAAAAGTGCGTAGCAGTCCATTCTAAAAAATGCCTGCTGCGCCTTTTCATTCA
Encoded proteins:
- a CDS encoding DoxX family protein, which encodes METKTIEINKDLVTVLRILLSMIFIVASIMHTFKVEKVVDRINHARFSELGYLLGKPEISVIASGIAMFIAGIALLIGFNTKYAAIVLALILIPITITIQVGQMSTIGPLFKNVAIFGGLMFFALNNNFNNFKKTKA
- a CDS encoding pyridoxal phosphate-dependent aminotransferase family protein, with amino-acid sequence MKILSERYEQYDIPQQLMAAGIYPYFRAIKSGQDSEVTINGKGVLMFGSNSYLGLSNHPKIKEAAIKAIEKYGTSCSGSRFLNGTLDIHLELEEKLAKLVGKDEAICFSTGFQANLGTISALCGRNEYLLLDSQDHASIIEGSRLSLAKILKFAHNDMASLESKLMLCEPDKNKLIVVDGIFSMEGDIVNLPEIVRLKEKYNASLMVDDAHAIGVIGQNGRGTSSHFNLTQDVDLIMGTFSKSLASIGGFIAGDKEVINFLKHNARALIFSASMPPASVASVSAAIDIMLNEPERIKHLWDLTKYAHQAFISAGIDTGKSETPIIPLYVRDDMKVLKLARILLDEGIFVNPVISPAVSKDDAMIRFSLMATHTYEQLDVAVEKIIRAFKELDVAPRFQRVE
- a CDS encoding SDR family oxidoreductase codes for the protein MKVVLITGISSGFGFAIAQRLAKGNYRVYGTVRREVDPVLNVNYLYMDVVSDESVKQAIDEVQQKEGRIDVLINNAGAGIAAPLEFTKITDIQYLMDVNFLGAVRVTQAVLPIMRKQSGGLIISISSIGGLIGLPYQGIYSAGKFALEGFCQALYHEARQFNIKVTVINPGDFATRFTANRLCAEKNDSIAVYPTFGKTLSQIEQDEKNGLHPDELAKRIERLISKKKAPVRLVIASPLQKFSVFLKRILPEKLFYRIISKYYL
- a CDS encoding GtrA family protein — encoded protein: MAIKYIKFVASRLIGTLVDTMVLWGLSSYIFSTYFGHYLVAPTISFEIAVFSNFLLSYYWVWHKRISTKNIKTFITRFAIFNISCVLGFIVKMAFLLLFEKLFGWDVVFCNLAALVISGIVNFVLAEFVVFKKRPSIIEPVNEMESLKNINY
- a CDS encoding DsrE family protein — its product is MKTYIVIITIIFTFLATGNSEAQAPAKSKVKNYIVLTRNIKQLKPIILAAKDLADEDGSHFGEFKVIICGKTITNVTQMDKMAPYLEMAEKNHVELYACGLSLKQFKIDPKSLPKQIHVTKNGLLYDFQLQKKGYLSIEL
- a CDS encoding glycosyltransferase family 2 protein, which codes for MRKISAIICAYNEEKTIKEVVTTVCEYFFDEVIVVNDGSTDGTANILGELKFLPSLRYVALPENKGKGYAMATGIEHATGEIIVFIDADLSNLKEEHFEQLITPVFSNEADMILGQATETLINYKINPFKSFTGERALLKKDVLPLLVKMKTSKFGVETFINLYYQAQGKRVKYVMLEGLKHPTKFDKAGSKSRAIKEFVLEGHQIALALFNNFNSLTKIVNNQINKF